CGTAAGTCCTGATTTAAATTCATACTTGGTTTGAGCAACGCCACTTTTGCTATATCCCCAAAGCCTGCATTCCCAGCCTGAGACTGGGAAAGACTCCATGAGGGGGTAAGGTTTACTCGTTAATTACGGCAATTTTGGGCGAAGGTAAAGCCTGACTATCACCGAAGTCACCAGCACTAAATTTTTCTGCTCCCATTTGTTGTAATACTGACAACAAGGCTGCACTTTGACTTAATAACTCGTCTACATCAATGCTGCTATAAACAGATGGGTAACGTCGTAAGCGATTGCTGCCTTCTCCTAGTAAAATTACAGCACCTCGCCAGTTGCCATTACCCAAATGATACTGTGCTACAGCAATTTGTAAAATCCCTTGATAAAAGGTTTTTTCTGGTTCGCTGGCTTCTATCCACAAAGCCTCTAAAGTGTCATGACAAGCGTAGAACTGTCCAGAGTTAAACTGTTCTACCCCTTGCCAAAACTCTGGGGGGATAATTTCGCTCATCCCATGCTGTCTCGGACTTCTTTGATGGTTTCTAGAGTAATTTCTTGTTGGTCTCCAGCAAACTCGTTATCTGGGGTAAGAAACAGCATACAGTGGCACTCTTTGCGTTCTCTCATGGGTACGCAGGGACAGTTCCAGTATGTAGCATTCACTTCAGCTTCTTTGTCTTCGTAGTGGCGACAGGGACACAAAGGCGCACCTAAATCGTCTTTATGTTTTGCTAGTCCTTCAATTACGACTGCGGTTACAGAAGGTTCTGAACAGAAGTATGTTCCTGTTCGTTTAGCGTACTGTTCGGAAAAGTGCCGCATTGCCTCTAGGCTTTTATCTGTGGATGTTGTGTTATTTTCTGATGAGATCATACGGGTGGGCGCTCATAATTTAAATATTTCTTTGCATTGTACCAAATGGAATTGATCTTAATTTGGTTTAACTGATCAGCATTGCAGTATGATTCGCTCTCACGATCAATGTGATAATTTTTGCAGTTGCGGTTGCAGTTCTTGTTCGTTCTGCACAAGAATACCAAGATAATCCCGATTCACTACCGCCTGTTCTGATGGTGAGGTGGTATTTTGCCACAATACCCAACGACTACCTTGGGGTAGGGAAGAAATGCTTAAAGGGTTTTGTGTTAGCCAAATTAAAGCATTGCTCTGGCGATCGCTCGTGCTAATCTCTTCTTGATATCTCGTTGCTGCTAATGTTTCTAAAACTACACGCTCGCCTTTAACTAAACCTGTGGATGCTGTCCATAATTGCACTGGCATTTG
The window above is part of the Nodularia spumigena CCY9414 genome. Proteins encoded here:
- a CDS encoding DUF309 domain-containing protein, translating into MSEIIPPEFWQGVEQFNSGQFYACHDTLEALWIEASEPEKTFYQGILQIAVAQYHLGNGNWRGAVILLGEGSNRLRRYPSVYSSIDVDELLSQSAALLSVLQQMGAEKFSAGDFGDSQALPSPKIAVINE
- a CDS encoding ferredoxin thioredoxin reductase catalytic beta subunit, which translates into the protein MISSENNTTSTDKSLEAMRHFSEQYAKRTGTYFCSEPSVTAVVIEGLAKHKDDLGAPLCPCRHYEDKEAEVNATYWNCPCVPMRERKECHCMLFLTPDNEFAGDQQEITLETIKEVRDSMG